Proteins encoded in a region of the Vicia villosa cultivar HV-30 ecotype Madison, WI linkage group LG5, Vvil1.0, whole genome shotgun sequence genome:
- the LOC131606144 gene encoding peptide deformylase 1A, chloroplastic, with the protein MKAMEALHLRCMLPLSITKKTLFSHKTPTPLSSISNPQFSLTLSSSSSQTATVRTRAGWFLGLTKDNSNKKMNLPDTVKAGDPVLHEPAQEVDPSEIKSEKVQKIIDDMIRVMRKAPGVGLAAPQIGVASRIIVLEDTKEYISYAPKEETKAQDRRPFDLLVILNPKLKNKSNKTALFFEGCLSVDGFRAVVERYLDVEVTGLDRNGEPIKITASGWQARVLQHECDHLEGTLYVDKMVPRTFRTVENLDLPLAQGCPKLGPW; encoded by the exons atgaaggccATGGAAGCCTTACACTTACGGTGCATGCTTCCACTATCCATCACCAAAAAAACTCTCTTTTCCCACAAAACACCAACCCCATTATCATCAATTTCAAACCCACAATTCAGTTTAAccttatcttcatcttcttctcaaaCTGCTACTGTCAGAACAAGAGCAGGTTGGTTTCTGGGTCTTACAAAAGACAATAGCAACAAGAAGATGAATTTGCCTGATACTGTTAAAGCTGGTGACCCTGTTCTTCATGAGCCTGCTCAAGAAGTTGATCCTAGTGAGATTAAGTCTGAGAAAGTGCAGAAGATTATTGATGATATGATTAGGGTCATGAGGAAGGCTCCTGGTGTTGGTTTAGCTGCTCCTCAGATTGGAGTTGCTTCTAGG ATAATTGTTTTGGAAGATACCAAAGAATATATTAGCTATGCACCAAAGGAAGAGACCAAAGCTCAAGATAGAAGACCTTTTGATCTTTTG GTGATCCTGAACCCCAAGCTGAAGAATAAGAGCAACAAGACTGCCCTATTTTTTGAAGGGTGTTTGAG TGTTGATGGATTTAGAGCTGTGGTGGAGCGATACCTTGACGTTGAAGTTACGGGGTTGGATCGTAATGGCGAACCAATCAAAATAACTGCCTCTGGTTGGCAGGCCCGCGTTTTACAGCATGAATGTGATCACTTGGAGGGAACTCTATATGTCGATAAAATGGTACCTAGAACTTTCAGAACCGTAGAAAATTTGGATCTGCCTCTTGCTCAAGGGTGCCCGAAACTTGGCCCTTGGTAA